In Methanobacterium paludis, the following proteins share a genomic window:
- a CDS encoding helicase HerA-like domain-containing protein, which yields MKEVIGRCIGETTLGYVSFVSKEMPKVGEYVSLNYDNKNVLGMIEALVRGSVSINDDIYDPKTIERIREIEGDDHYVKGKVRILGDIDNDLRIPRTPAPPGTEIKTADCEVLKEIFHVDKYGLKLGNLITQEEVEIEVDINKMVTRHLAVLAMTGAGKSNTVSVIVDGLLKVNGSVLICDMHSEYVNTEFGEDKVNIIKPEINPLYLSFSEIKKLSNIPPNAYVQERYFRKAYKLAKKTLMKGSRGKDFIALILSQLESWILEVDADSSEDKSNSSVNASDRKSITDVLNKIEHMHEMYGNILNMEARDIIDNLEIGKANILDLGAVDEFASDVVVSHVLRNVLSSRKEFLRTKDGLSFPIFSIIEEAHILAPQNRKTESKNWISRIAREGRKFGVGLCLVSQSPKSLDSDALSQANNMIILRLVEPTDQSHVQRASESLSDDLISQLPSLNIGEAIVLGLMTRIPTLVKIDEFKGKISGGDLNIVEEWSRSLKHKKEILEEQKKEYEDLGGDY from the coding sequence ATGAAAGAAGTCATTGGAAGGTGTATAGGAGAGACTACACTTGGTTATGTAAGCTTCGTCTCCAAGGAAATGCCCAAAGTTGGGGAATATGTTTCATTAAATTATGATAATAAAAATGTCCTGGGAATGATAGAAGCCCTTGTTAGGGGCAGTGTTTCAATCAATGATGATATTTACGACCCCAAAACCATTGAGAGGATAAGAGAAATTGAAGGAGACGACCATTACGTAAAAGGAAAGGTCAGAATTCTTGGGGACATAGACAACGATCTCAGAATTCCACGGACACCAGCACCTCCTGGAACTGAAATAAAAACAGCTGATTGCGAGGTTCTAAAAGAGATATTTCATGTTGATAAATACGGTTTGAAACTTGGAAACCTCATAACACAGGAAGAAGTTGAAATAGAAGTTGACATAAACAAAATGGTGACGCGACACTTGGCTGTTTTAGCAATGACCGGTGCAGGAAAATCAAACACGGTTTCGGTCATTGTAGATGGGCTTTTAAAAGTTAATGGAAGTGTATTAATATGCGACATGCATTCTGAGTATGTTAACACGGAGTTTGGTGAAGATAAGGTTAACATAATAAAGCCAGAGATCAACCCCCTCTACCTTTCTTTTTCTGAAATCAAAAAGCTGTCCAACATACCACCAAACGCCTACGTCCAGGAGAGATACTTTAGAAAAGCCTATAAATTGGCCAAAAAAACTTTAATGAAAGGTTCAAGGGGAAAAGATTTCATAGCTTTAATATTAAGCCAGCTTGAATCGTGGATTTTAGAAGTGGACGCTGATTCATCTGAAGATAAATCAAATTCATCTGTTAATGCTTCCGACAGAAAATCCATAACCGATGTTTTAAACAAGATAGAACACATGCATGAGATGTACGGGAACATCCTGAACATGGAAGCAAGGGACATTATAGACAACCTTGAAATTGGTAAAGCCAACATACTGGATCTGGGTGCAGTTGACGAGTTTGCATCAGATGTTGTTGTAAGCCACGTTCTTCGAAACGTTTTAAGTAGTAGAAAAGAATTTTTAAGAACTAAAGATGGTCTTTCATTTCCAATATTTTCAATAATTGAGGAAGCCCATATTTTAGCCCCTCAAAACAGAAAAACGGAGTCTAAAAACTGGATAAGCAGGATAGCAAGGGAGGGCCGTAAATTTGGAGTTGGACTTTGCTTGGTCAGCCAGAGCCCAAAATCACTGGATTCCGATGCTCTTTCACAGGCAAACAACATGATAATCCTCAGACTGGTGGAGCCCACAGACCAGAGCCATGTACAGAGGGCCAGTGAAAGCCTCAGTGACGACCTAATATCACAGCTGCCATCGCTCAACATAGGAGAAGCAATTGTATTGGGGCTGATGACAAGGATACCCACCTTGGTCAAGATAGATGAATTCAAGGGCAAGATATCTGGAGGAGACCTCAACATCGTTGAGGAATGGTCCAGATCCCTAAAACATAAGAAAGAAATTCTTGAAGAGCAGAAAAAGGAGTATGAGGATCTTGGGGGAGATTATTGA
- a CDS encoding metallophosphoesterase family protein — protein MQFVHLSDTHLGYRQYGLLERENDFLEVFDQAIDEVVRERPDFVIHSGDLFEYSRPPTKALLTAQKDILRLKEEKIPIYAIAGNHDIIMRKNALPPQILYRDFGLKLISPKKPFYLENDVFIGGAPYASKYNSKHLIERLKSIEKSSIEYKKRILVLHQGIDRYIPYEYELKIGDVPKSFNYCAFGHIHERVVDDFGDGKLAYPGSTEIWRSNEMEGYKKNGKGFYLVDIGGEIPEIEKINLKLPREFIKETIQYHKLKDEISKLNNCIKDLPKKPLLQLTVTGGNLSRSELYETINSAFSGTCLSVRSNYQPDLLEGDQNLLEMGKDALDIKNILEMRLKDFNNEKVSELATELLKEMSEGDFKRAEAITKDFYEGLYDN, from the coding sequence ATGCAGTTTGTACACCTATCTGACACACACCTCGGTTACAGACAGTACGGGCTTTTGGAACGTGAAAACGATTTTTTAGAAGTTTTTGACCAGGCAATTGATGAGGTGGTGAGGGAAAGGCCGGATTTTGTTATACACTCTGGTGACCTATTTGAGTACTCAAGACCTCCAACAAAGGCTTTACTAACGGCACAAAAGGATATTTTAAGGTTAAAAGAAGAAAAGATCCCAATTTATGCAATAGCAGGTAATCACGACATCATAATGAGGAAAAACGCTCTGCCACCACAGATCTTGTACAGGGACTTTGGTTTGAAACTTATAAGTCCAAAAAAACCATTCTATCTGGAAAACGATGTTTTCATAGGTGGAGCACCATATGCTTCCAAATACAACTCAAAACATCTCATAGAAAGGCTTAAAAGTATTGAAAAATCGTCCATTGAATACAAAAAAAGGATACTGGTTCTTCATCAGGGTATAGACCGTTACATACCCTATGAGTATGAGCTTAAGATTGGTGATGTTCCCAAAAGTTTCAACTACTGTGCATTCGGCCATATCCATGAAAGGGTGGTGGATGATTTTGGTGATGGAAAACTGGCGTATCCAGGTTCCACTGAAATATGGCGCTCAAACGAGATGGAAGGTTATAAGAAGAATGGTAAAGGATTTTACCTTGTTGACATCGGTGGTGAGATACCTGAAATTGAAAAAATCAACCTTAAACTTCCAAGAGAATTCATAAAAGAAACCATCCAATACCACAAGCTTAAAGATGAAATATCAAAACTAAACAACTGTATCAAAGACCTTCCAAAAAAGCCTTTACTCCAGCTCACTGTAACTGGGGGGAATCTGAGTAGATCGGAGTTGTATGAAACTATTAACAGTGCATTTTCCGGTACCTGTCTATCTGTAAGGTCAAACTACCAGCCTGATCTACTTGAAGGTGACCAGAACCTTCTGGAAATGGGGAAGGACGCCCTTGATATTAAAAATATACTTGAAATGCGTCTTAAAGATTTTAATAACGAAAAAGTTTCGGAACTTGCAACAGAACTCCTAAAAGAGATGTCTGAAGGGGACTTTAAACGGGCTGAAGCTATTACAAAGGATTTTTACGAGGGATTGTATGATAATTGA
- a CDS encoding AAA family ATPase, with protein sequence MIIESLTMKNFKSHRDTHIDFSTGISVIMGENGAGKSSILEAVSFALFKQHSGKKIEQLIKIGQKKKMVVDLQFQTNGRTYLVSRERDKSSSKSVLKIKEGNNFQTILSGEKQVTNEIQNMLDMDGDLFLNAVYVRQGEIADLIDKAPSEKKQMIGKLLGIESLEKTWKNMLPLINNYEIKKENITGRLESMDGLKENLKSKIIEKDDISSKIQILNVQIDKMGPEFELMKEKKELLDEKRSEFKRIKSAIESKKQLLNRAENDKNVLNNEIRTIKDKEAAILSIKPKIVSLDILHQLKDVSRSLKNLQEDEKRIQKGLKDIQKFKSILDENHKFYRDYLDIGDTIKLLEDERLKFEGSRTLMEQCTSQKSQVQDKIQGSTEKIVKGLKAANKVLRTDFSRVEELENHIKSIKPSTEAKVEEIRSKINGVQQEISNLKTHNKNLEKPVKELENVKDKCPVCKSTISPDKRDELIEGYDCEIKSNKDRIFQLDHELKGLKSQKHVLTSKFAEIQNINVDILKERIKTLEQSQKELESISSDLEGLEPKVSKLNEIDSLLKEKKTNQNEIKGKYESYISVKGSLESLGDYNSKNEDLKKIQTEIMSLNVNVHQLTEKSGTNLKNLESKILELENLKSEYNHLSGEISQKNSLIEKLDLLDKDITGIKEETVKLDNELESIGYNEDIHSSLQMNLYNKSQELTDLIGQKKELIGKESGILDRIKELESEVEVYGKYKGELRNLKDFIKLLNHIRDLYGKDGVQRDLRNISRPLIEQNTREFFEKFNFEYSDIKLDEDYDVTVYGPAGKNSLDMISGGERIAVALALRLGITQALSGGNLELVMLDEPTIHLDSYRRQELIDLLKRMSIIPQMIIVTHDSDLEEAADTILRVKKEKGESFILES encoded by the coding sequence ATGATAATTGAAAGCCTGACAATGAAAAACTTCAAATCACACAGGGACACTCATATAGATTTTAGCACGGGCATATCAGTCATAATGGGAGAAAATGGGGCCGGAAAATCCAGTATACTTGAAGCTGTGAGTTTCGCACTTTTTAAACAGCATTCTGGTAAGAAAATTGAACAGCTTATTAAAATAGGTCAAAAAAAGAAGATGGTTGTGGATCTCCAGTTCCAAACAAACGGCAGAACTTACCTGGTTTCAAGGGAACGAGATAAATCATCCTCAAAATCTGTACTCAAGATAAAAGAGGGAAACAACTTTCAAACAATTTTATCCGGCGAAAAACAGGTTACAAACGAAATTCAAAACATGCTGGACATGGATGGTGACCTGTTTTTAAATGCTGTTTATGTGAGGCAGGGGGAAATAGCAGACCTTATAGACAAAGCCCCATCAGAAAAAAAACAGATGATAGGAAAACTGTTAGGGATAGAATCGCTTGAAAAGACATGGAAAAACATGCTGCCCCTTATTAATAACTACGAAATTAAAAAGGAGAATATAACTGGTAGACTGGAGTCTATGGACGGTTTGAAGGAGAATCTTAAGTCGAAGATAATTGAAAAGGATGACATTTCATCTAAAATTCAGATTTTGAACGTTCAGATTGATAAAATGGGACCTGAATTTGAATTAATGAAAGAAAAGAAAGAACTTCTGGATGAGAAGAGATCTGAATTTAAAAGGATTAAATCTGCAATAGAATCCAAAAAACAACTTTTGAATCGGGCAGAAAATGATAAAAATGTTCTTAATAATGAAATAAGAACTATTAAGGATAAAGAAGCTGCAATACTCAGTATAAAACCAAAAATCGTAAGTCTGGATATTCTCCATCAATTGAAAGATGTATCAAGAAGCTTAAAAAACCTTCAAGAAGATGAAAAAAGGATTCAAAAAGGTTTAAAAGATATTCAAAAATTTAAAAGTATTCTGGATGAAAACCATAAGTTCTACAGGGATTATCTGGATATTGGAGATACTATAAAACTTTTAGAAGATGAAAGACTAAAATTTGAGGGCAGCAGGACATTGATGGAACAGTGCACATCTCAAAAGTCTCAGGTCCAGGATAAGATTCAGGGATCCACAGAAAAAATAGTTAAGGGCCTTAAAGCTGCAAATAAAGTTTTAAGAACAGATTTCAGTCGTGTTGAGGAACTTGAAAATCACATAAAATCAATCAAACCTTCAACAGAAGCTAAAGTGGAGGAGATCCGTAGCAAGATAAACGGTGTTCAGCAGGAGATATCAAACCTTAAAACTCACAACAAAAACCTTGAAAAGCCCGTAAAAGAGCTTGAAAATGTTAAAGATAAGTGTCCTGTTTGTAAATCAACCATAAGTCCTGATAAAAGAGATGAGCTGATTGAAGGATATGATTGCGAGATAAAAAGTAATAAAGATAGGATATTTCAGTTAGATCATGAGTTAAAAGGGCTTAAATCACAGAAGCATGTGTTAACGTCAAAGTTTGCGGAGATACAGAATATAAACGTTGACATCTTAAAAGAGCGCATTAAGACATTGGAACAGAGCCAAAAGGAACTGGAAAGTATAAGTTCAGATTTAGAAGGTCTCGAACCTAAAGTTTCAAAGCTCAATGAGATAGATTCTCTCCTCAAGGAGAAAAAAACAAATCAAAATGAAATTAAAGGTAAATATGAAAGTTACATAAGTGTCAAAGGTTCCCTGGAATCCCTTGGGGACTATAATTCAAAAAATGAAGATTTGAAGAAGATACAAACCGAAATCATGTCTTTGAATGTGAATGTTCACCAGCTGACTGAAAAATCAGGAACCAATTTAAAAAATCTTGAATCTAAGATTTTGGAGCTTGAAAATCTGAAAAGTGAATACAATCATCTTTCAGGAGAGATCAGCCAGAAAAATTCGCTCATAGAAAAGTTAGATCTTTTAGACAAGGATATAACTGGTATTAAGGAAGAAACTGTGAAGTTAGACAATGAACTGGAATCCATTGGATACAACGAGGATATTCATTCCAGTCTGCAAATGAATCTGTACAATAAAAGTCAAGAATTAACAGATTTAATCGGACAAAAAAAGGAGCTCATTGGGAAAGAAAGTGGGATTTTGGATAGGATTAAGGAGCTTGAATCTGAAGTAGAAGTTTACGGTAAATACAAGGGGGAACTCAGAAACCTCAAGGATTTCATAAAACTTTTAAACCATATCCGAGACCTTTATGGTAAAGATGGGGTGCAAAGAGATTTAAGAAACATTTCAAGGCCACTTATAGAGCAGAACACAAGAGAATTCTTTGAAAAGTTCAACTTCGAATACTCGGACATAAAACTGGATGAAGATTACGATGTAACTGTTTACGGCCCTGCAGGAAAAAACAGTCTTGATATGATAAGCGGAGGTGAAAGGATAGCTGTTGCACTGGCTTTAAGGCTGGGAATAACTCAGGCTTTATCCGGGGGAAACCTAGAACTGGTAATGTTAGATGAGCCCACCATACACCTTGATTCCTACAGACGCCAGGAATTAATAGATCTTCTAAAAAGAATGTCTATAATACCGCAGATGATAATTGTAACCCATGATTCGGACCTTGAAGAAGCTGCAGACACTATTTTAAGGGTTAAAAAAGAGAAAGGAGAATCTTTCATTTTGGAATCTTAA
- a CDS encoding MFS transporter: MVNGESSVNNNSTRIAALIIATLANFLTPFMSSAINIAVPAIGAEFAANAIILSWIPTSFLLAAAMFAVPFGRIADIHGMKKIFNYGVIIFTVASLLSALAPSVVALLLFRILQGIGGAMIFVTGLAIITSAFPPQERGKAIGINLASVYIGLSLGPVLGGIMTQYFGWRSLFYSMIPLGVLIIVISVWKLKDEWAVCKGEKFDFKGSILYSIALVMLMYGFSILSSTLGVIMLVLGILGLVGFVICELRVESPVLNIKLFKNTTFAFSNLAALINYSATFAVVFLLSLYLQYIKGFPADYAGLILIVQPVLMAVLSPFAGRLSDKFEAQIIASAGMGLCTIGLAFFAFIDANTSITFIMIGLSILGIGFAFFSSPNTSAIMGSVQKKFYGVASAMVSTMRLVGQMLSMGVALMAFSLFIGQVQITPAQYPGLLHSIHVVFIICTVMCLVGIFASLARGKTHNNG; the protein is encoded by the coding sequence ATGGTAAATGGAGAGTCCAGTGTCAATAATAACTCAACCAGGATTGCAGCTTTAATCATTGCAACCCTTGCTAATTTTTTAACACCATTCATGAGTTCTGCAATCAATATAGCAGTCCCTGCAATAGGTGCGGAATTTGCTGCAAATGCCATTATCCTGAGCTGGATCCCAACATCCTTTTTACTGGCTGCAGCCATGTTTGCAGTTCCATTCGGCAGAATAGCTGATATACACGGTATGAAGAAAATTTTCAACTACGGTGTTATAATATTCACAGTTGCGTCACTTCTATCTGCCCTGGCACCATCCGTGGTTGCACTTCTGCTATTCCGTATTTTACAGGGTATTGGTGGTGCAATGATCTTTGTTACAGGTCTTGCAATCATAACATCTGCATTCCCTCCTCAAGAAAGGGGAAAAGCCATAGGAATAAACCTGGCAAGCGTTTACATAGGCCTCTCACTTGGACCTGTTCTTGGTGGAATTATGACCCAGTACTTTGGATGGAGAAGTCTTTTCTACTCCATGATACCACTTGGAGTTTTGATAATCGTTATCAGCGTCTGGAAACTTAAAGATGAATGGGCAGTTTGTAAAGGAGAAAAATTCGACTTCAAAGGGTCCATACTATACAGCATAGCCCTTGTGATGTTGATGTACGGATTTTCAATCCTGTCAAGCACTTTAGGAGTTATCATGCTGGTTTTAGGAATCTTAGGCCTTGTAGGATTTGTGATATGTGAATTACGTGTGGAAAGTCCTGTTTTAAATATTAAACTCTTCAAAAATACCACCTTTGCATTTTCAAACCTTGCAGCCCTTATAAATTACAGTGCAACCTTTGCAGTTGTGTTCCTTTTGAGCCTGTACCTGCAGTACATCAAAGGGTTCCCGGCAGATTATGCTGGTTTAATATTGATAGTTCAGCCTGTGTTAATGGCTGTGCTATCCCCATTTGCAGGCAGACTTTCAGACAAGTTTGAAGCACAGATAATTGCATCTGCAGGAATGGGCCTCTGTACCATTGGTCTTGCATTTTTTGCATTTATCGATGCAAACACAAGCATAACCTTCATAATGATTGGACTTTCCATACTGGGAATTGGATTTGCATTCTTTTCATCTCCCAACACCAGTGCTATCATGGGTTCTGTTCAAAAGAAGTTTTATGGTGTTGCATCGGCAATGGTAAGCACCATGAGACTTGTAGGTCAGATGTTGAGCATGGGAGTTGCACTTATGGCTTTTTCACTCTTCATTGGACAGGTTCAGATCACACCAGCCCAGTACCCTGGTTTGCTCCACAGCATACACGTGGTCTTCATCATCTGTACAGTTATGTGCCTTGTGGGTATATTCGCATCCCTTGCAAGGGGTAAAACCCACAATAATGGTTGA
- the serB gene encoding phosphoserine phosphatase SerB: MIKLIAFDLDNVLIDGEAIDEIGKLMGVEAKISEITKKAMEGDLDFETALKERITLLKGASVDEIKEAVYKIPLMEGASETIAELKKRGYKIAVITGSFEIIADRMKNELNMDYAFSNVLHEEDGKLTGEVSGPLVTGSKADVLKEILEMEKISAEEAAAVGDGANDISMLQEAGMGIAFDAKPVVKEIADVVVEKRDLKELLTVFKAEEDKVEETVETSPEETTESTELAETESTELAETKSTELAETKSTELAETKSTELAKTEKETEEPKSHEKSPYAGKNFKELLKDKKELEKKLKEFTKERDELNEKAREHKHLRDDLNNSIKENLDKALKYRDERDQINKEVKKYKKLRDETNQKLKKMEWASGRREILQAQNEIEKLEKTIETKVLDMKKENELVKKATDLRKELKGMHEDEETRTEAQELRTASEEHHAKVVELSDKAQETHENMIEYFRRIDEIRVKADDAHNEFMETRQKASEKHESVKAIFSEIKKVNKALDKTKSKERNTEHEASKKKNMAEKEIAQDLFEKFKKGKKLSTDELRLLQKHNIV, encoded by the coding sequence TTGATTAAACTCATAGCATTTGATCTTGATAACGTTCTTATAGATGGCGAAGCCATCGATGAAATAGGCAAACTGATGGGCGTTGAAGCTAAAATATCAGAAATAACAAAAAAGGCAATGGAAGGGGACCTTGATTTTGAAACAGCCCTTAAAGAAAGAATAACTCTGCTTAAAGGAGCTTCGGTTGACGAAATTAAAGAAGCTGTTTATAAAATACCTTTAATGGAAGGAGCCAGCGAAACTATCGCAGAACTCAAAAAGAGAGGGTATAAAATTGCAGTTATAACCGGCAGCTTTGAAATCATTGCAGACCGCATGAAAAACGAGCTGAATATGGATTACGCATTTTCAAACGTTCTCCATGAGGAAGATGGGAAATTAACAGGAGAAGTTTCAGGCCCACTTGTAACCGGTTCAAAAGCTGACGTTCTAAAAGAGATTTTAGAAATGGAAAAAATATCTGCAGAAGAGGCAGCAGCTGTTGGCGACGGTGCAAATGATATCTCAATGCTCCAGGAAGCTGGCATGGGTATAGCATTTGATGCAAAACCAGTTGTAAAAGAAATTGCAGATGTTGTTGTGGAAAAAAGGGATTTAAAAGAATTATTAACTGTTTTTAAAGCTGAAGAAGATAAAGTTGAAGAGACAGTTGAAACCAGCCCTGAAGAAACAACAGAAAGTACCGAACTAGCCGAAACAGAAAGTACCGAACTAGCCGAAACTAAAAGTACTGAACTAGCTGAAACTAAAAGTACTGAACTAGCTGAAACTAAAAGTACTGAACTAGCTAAAACTGAAAAGGAAACTGAAGAACCTAAATCTCATGAGAAATCTCCTTATGCTGGAAAAAACTTTAAAGAACTACTTAAAGATAAAAAAGAACTTGAAAAGAAACTCAAAGAGTTCACAAAAGAAAGAGATGAACTTAATGAGAAAGCAAGGGAACATAAACATCTAAGAGACGATCTAAACAACAGCATAAAAGAAAATCTGGACAAAGCCCTCAAATACAGAGACGAACGTGACCAAATTAACAAAGAAGTTAAGAAATACAAAAAACTGAGGGACGAGACCAACCAGAAACTTAAAAAGATGGAATGGGCCTCTGGAAGAAGAGAAATACTTCAAGCTCAAAATGAGATTGAAAAACTTGAGAAAACAATAGAAACCAAAGTTCTTGACATGAAAAAAGAGAATGAACTTGTAAAAAAAGCCACAGATCTTAGGAAAGAACTCAAAGGTATGCATGAGGATGAAGAAACTCGAACTGAAGCTCAGGAACTTAGGACGGCATCAGAAGAACATCATGCAAAAGTTGTGGAACTCTCAGACAAAGCTCAGGAAACCCATGAAAATATGATTGAATATTTCAGAAGAATCGATGAAATAAGGGTTAAAGCAGATGATGCTCACAATGAATTCATGGAAACCCGCCAAAAAGCTTCTGAAAAACATGAATCTGTGAAAGCCATTTTCAGTGAAATAAAAAAGGTAAACAAAGCTCTTGACAAAACAAAGTCAAAAGAACGAAACACAGAACATGAAGCCAGTAAAAAGAAAAACATGGCAGAAAAAGAGATTGCACAGGATCTATTCGAAAAGTTCAAGAAAGGTAAAAAACTTTCAACAGATGAACTTAGATTACTCCAGAAGCACAACATCGTTTGA
- a CDS encoding TATA-box-binding protein, with product MTDVTDVKIKVENIVASATLGKSLELPKVAPALEGVEYNVEQFPGLVYKLKEPKTAALIFGSGKLVCTGAKSIENSIKAIHIAVDKMRSLDPDIPHEFEIKIQNIVASANLMSTLNLEAVAMDLENTEYEPEQFPGLVYRLGEPKVVLLLFGSGKVVCTGAKSKEDAQLGVEKTKERLIELDLI from the coding sequence ATGACCGATGTAACTGATGTAAAAATCAAAGTTGAAAACATTGTGGCTTCCGCAACGCTCGGTAAATCCTTGGAACTTCCCAAGGTTGCACCCGCGCTTGAGGGAGTAGAATACAATGTTGAACAATTTCCCGGCCTGGTTTACAAACTTAAAGAACCTAAAACAGCCGCATTAATATTTGGATCTGGAAAACTCGTTTGTACAGGTGCAAAATCAATAGAAAATTCAATAAAGGCTATACACATAGCTGTGGACAAGATGAGAAGTCTTGACCCCGACATACCACACGAATTTGAGATAAAAATACAGAACATAGTTGCCTCAGCAAACCTTATGAGCACTCTTAATCTCGAGGCAGTTGCTATGGACCTGGAAAACACAGAATACGAACCTGAACAGTTCCCCGGACTAGTTTACAGACTTGGTGAACCAAAAGTTGTTCTACTTTTATTCGGTTCAGGAAAAGTAGTATGTACTGGCGCAAAAAGTAAAGAAGACGCTCAACTTGGTGTGGAAAAAACCAAAGAAAGACTAATTGAACTGGATTTGATATAA
- a CDS encoding adenosylcobalamin-dependent ribonucleoside-diphosphate reductase codes for MSLNARKILQKKYLIRDVDGNITETPSELFRRVAREIAKIDRLYDHDADVEKTEEEFFNVMSCFEFLPNSPTLMNAGTSINQLSACFVLPVGDSMGEIFDALKYMALIHKSGGGVGFSFSDLRPQGDIVKSTKGIASGPLSFMRIFDVATDVVKQGGKRRGANMGILNIKHPDILEFIAAKEQEGFLSNFNLSVAVDDEFMQKVEDDEEYELINPRNNEAVTRLRALEVFNSVVEKAWKSGDPGIIFLDEINRKNPTKGAGKIEATNPCGEQPLLPYESCNLGSINLVKMVKNGKINWDKLRNIIRTAVHFLDNVIDANNFPIHQIEVQTLKNRKIGLGIMGFAEMLIMLNVPYDSQEAIKIAEELMSFIETTSRGVSAELGRLRGSFPDFNGSIWDFKGYGAMRNATITTIAPTGTLSIIANVTSSIEPLFAVSFIRKVMEGTELIEVNPLFEKIAKDEGFYSTELMMSIVKRGSIQDILDIPEDTRRLFVTAHDIDPQWHVRMQAAFQRHVDNAVSKTVNLPHAASINDVKKVFLLAHKLKCKGITVYRYASKKKQVLYINKDSQDGNGEKYFCVDLEYAGGCPKIHCPD; via the coding sequence ATTTCCCTTAATGCACGAAAAATCCTTCAAAAAAAGTATTTAATTAGAGACGTAGATGGAAACATCACAGAAACTCCCAGTGAACTTTTTAGGCGAGTTGCAAGAGAGATAGCAAAAATAGATCGTTTATATGACCATGATGCCGATGTTGAAAAGACAGAAGAGGAATTTTTCAATGTAATGTCGTGTTTTGAATTTTTACCTAATTCTCCAACCTTGATGAACGCAGGAACTTCTATAAATCAACTTTCAGCTTGTTTTGTACTGCCTGTGGGAGACTCGATGGGAGAAATATTTGATGCGTTGAAGTACATGGCTTTAATCCACAAATCTGGTGGTGGAGTAGGGTTCTCATTTTCAGATCTCCGACCTCAAGGCGATATTGTAAAATCAACGAAAGGAATTGCATCCGGACCACTGTCCTTCATGAGAATTTTTGATGTTGCAACAGATGTTGTAAAACAGGGTGGAAAGCGGAGAGGGGCAAATATGGGAATATTAAACATCAAACATCCTGATATTCTTGAATTTATAGCTGCTAAAGAACAGGAAGGCTTTTTAAGTAATTTCAACCTTTCTGTGGCAGTTGATGATGAGTTCATGCAGAAAGTTGAAGATGATGAGGAATATGAATTAATTAACCCACGAAATAACGAAGCAGTGACAAGGTTAAGGGCACTGGAAGTTTTCAACAGTGTTGTTGAGAAGGCATGGAAAAGCGGAGATCCCGGAATTATATTTTTGGATGAGATAAACAGGAAGAACCCCACAAAGGGGGCAGGTAAGATAGAAGCAACCAATCCATGCGGTGAACAGCCCTTACTTCCCTATGAATCATGCAACTTAGGATCCATAAATCTTGTAAAAATGGTAAAAAATGGTAAAATAAACTGGGATAAACTTAGAAATATCATAAGAACCGCTGTACATTTTCTTGACAATGTTATTGATGCTAACAATTTTCCAATACATCAAATAGAAGTTCAAACCTTGAAAAACAGGAAAATAGGGTTAGGTATTATGGGATTTGCAGAAATGCTCATAATGCTCAATGTTCCATATGATTCCCAAGAGGCAATTAAAATTGCAGAGGAGCTCATGAGTTTTATAGAAACTACTTCAAGAGGGGTTTCAGCAGAACTTGGAAGGCTAAGAGGTTCATTTCCAGATTTTAATGGCAGTATATGGGATTTTAAAGGTTATGGTGCTATGAGAAATGCCACAATAACCACAATCGCACCTACAGGAACCCTGAGCATAATTGCAAATGTTACAAGCAGCATAGAACCCCTTTTTGCTGTTTCATTTATTCGTAAGGTTATGGAGGGTACAGAACTCATTGAAGTGAACCCTCTATTTGAAAAAATAGCTAAAGATGAAGGTTTTTACAGCACGGAACTCATGATGTCAATTGTGAAGCGGGGATCTATACAAGATATTCTGGATATTCCGGAAGATACAAGGCGATTGTTTGTAACAGCCCACGATATTGACCCGCAATGGCATGTGAGAATGCAAGCTGCATTTCAAAGACACGTGGACAATGCAGTTTCAAAAACTGTGAACCTGCCCCATGCTGCATCGATCAACGATGTGAAGAAAGTTTTTTTGCTGGCACACAAACTCAAATGCAAGGGCATAACTGTTTACAGGTACGCAAGTAAGAAGAAACAGGTTTTATACATAAATAAAGATTCACAAGATGGTAATGGTGAAAAATATTTCTGTGTTGACCTGGAATACGCAGGAGGTTGCCCTAAAATCCACTGCCCTGACTGA